Proteins encoded in a region of the Planococcus citri chromosome 1, ihPlaCitr1.1, whole genome shotgun sequence genome:
- the LOC135832962 gene encoding centrosomal protein of 290 kDa-like isoform X2, with amino-acid sequence MALTVLEKYLPVAPEDLTEEEKDNLFPLICSLDISLDVDTDNFIKLFQIAQEILRFKGEQVESLVNELDNLATKLGEEEAKRSQNFIEIEDLRSSSTRTDKDGTSSDTDDYQRKLVKMEIQNDRLLSELQEKEQELMNEKKEIEKLSIRITSLEEENRVLKSELQSTQQELTSNASVRMMTEEQEYPSTEKYQELMELLRQKNKHITQLLNDIEDIERENNSLREKLSIVRDELAEGAEQMSKLSMERISLSTNVDELKSKVLLLEQENLGLRSQINELVEEKETRNKQFETNNTHYETKLQQLKEILQKRDSELSSFKLQHSVNSSFNRKLDDSGHLTQLSNLSKTLAEREKQIVELQQQLKQATVDLNESTQLLEEQKKILQSKFDKNLESNLLKQLKKKLEQAENRVVVLDSKVKHAEEDSLKKAQEVTELIIQLREYESGTYGLEDAMVRIKELQKQKQVRDNQIEQLVQNLNQLQDEANLLEQENQILKDRVGISHDEQIIADDFARRNRDRRSKLSELTEQLEKTNDELLSVKLDNRELKKQITSLMTELNFYRLKEPASIDTPDAALPSGESILPEPSTALQILPSEPAAETGLDEKFQEIVDENESLRKGSSTIQIESETLEQLLEALDSRHVNGWYQPGMRLQAHIHQLYGVNKTLREELHICRSREDDLHLQLHEAFKKIEQLEESGSQVRTITFPEQRIPSPKLKKAISCSESLLKSSRELEAELDREKETCKNLQTRVNNLQNSLDSLQQQMEKINEQYDLDKESWYHVKVSMQQEIDNIKNNEMVLQLKVSEFEKSLEILKEDPNEIKKAYVENTFRISSLKVDLQQVNRKYQAMAEVENKTRQEKNKISEELYLIKQLKSEEILQLTKENDRLSNELNSHIKQLDQYVNISEYEKITIDFNQLTIKHRETLHKQILIGSDKDKLVTRLQNEVASLSSQKLELEVILKQTYEENRHLRSTTSTVDVSEQLIALTKQLASTELDIITKRQYSDHMSRMYELTKEQLTETENRCKFLEDQLSQAIESNSLLQKNEAELREKILKVPSNVEFDEIMMKLKNAESNMNTLSAQKKELEEVANIAQDQVKSLEQYNRCQDFEYDSLQRRILELQSLSDEKMIIDRLTKELLHLRGNGIVNNDQIETYKDKVIKLEAEILQTKMKLSESENEYHRLKKESNNKIRSMYSIIYELQKRYLNSFPLIKEELCFENIIRCKEEQFALTSIILDMKLPTVSILEETESDESLTKSPNWEYKSKFKIQDINMRLINEGLQNKIQIYAERLDRQDKLICRLEQEMNHADEQCREFLLYWSPHSNIRLSTEHDDSVNNKSTQTSETIVQPQESYSVYDSVDKIKQANVTISELNSRLKSMDDDLRKTRDQLASLMMELKEKESIISVKEKEILSLQKTNNERENFDEHDSSEADGNSIKKLALKTTVDSLQNIIHQKEETIERLQSLLKKNREEHYQSTLELQRELKGLQESTGSKEQSYRLKTKLDAAEKITNDKRSFFDSYLTKIHKLEDDLNEANEKIEQLSSQLATSNQQAELWSLTAEERLKTLQNMKHELDAKHVGIPASASSESGKISYSSLLQMVKEKTEEIERLNQAVEDYKKRLGSGEKLPGYRDRLKNELERYKRKSELYEQKEKEDKAEIQRLKNQLISRPQSSRKKEILITPKEEQLMKKIKLLEEQLDDFVMREKKWKETRKSKCDEEVEKWQNRKRYQQNYEKLRQQFKDQSVHLESLKVNNERLKETIIRLEKERFALESKLKSAKNQSSNLPLIEELQKNNSRLEEELRILRKTCEISGSGSLTDVIEAQDRKIMALELAQKGDCALAEEIERLNERKSQLQKYNIHLEEENMRLKLEIKEFKSKLRIPDDTNEGTSKMALRSDSRSGDEDTQKILDMKGNKRKNGDLEKAVLVLRRVVEKLQAENKRLHNSKINQLQDRNYVEKLQMEVNNLQGNYLDAIEKASVLDKELQTANERIDSLQKLIQRLHNGEEIASMKAQLTQKNQLLTKVKILLEKAAAREKELIDKVNDLQRINPSSFK; translated from the exons atggCTTTAACCGTATTAGAAAAATATCTTCCAGTAGCTCCAGAAGACCttacagaagaagaaaaagataaTTTATTCCCACTGATATGTTCTTTGGATATCTCACTCGATGTAGACACAGATAATTTCATAAAGCTATTCCAAATTGCTCAAGAAATATTACGCTTTAAAGGAGAACAA GTTGAATCGCTCGTCAATGAGTTGGATAATTTAGCTACGAAACTTGGCGAAGAAGAAGCTAAACGTAGtcagaattttattgaaattgaagatCTTCGGTCATCTTCAACCAGAACCGATAAAGATGGAACATCATCAG ATACTGACGACTATCAACGTAAACTGGttaaaatggaaattcaaaacGATCGTCTTCTATCCGAATTACAAGAAAAAGAACAAGAATTgatgaatgagaaaaaagaaatcgaaaaa ttatCTATTCGAATCACGTCGTTGGAAGAAGAAAACCGGGTACTGAAAAGCGAACTCCAATCAACGCAGCAAGAATTAACGAGTAATGCTAGTGTAAGGATGATGACAGAAGAGCAAGAATATCCATCTACAGAAAAATATCAAGAGCTAATGGAACTGTTGCGAcagaaaaataaacatattaCTCAACTTTTGAATGACATTgaa GATATAGAAAGAGAAAACAACAGCTTGAGAGAGAAATTATCCATAGTTCGGGACGAATTAGCAGAAGGAGCTGAACAAATGTCTAAATTATCCATGGAACGAATCAGTCTGAGCACCAATGTTGATGAATTGAAAA GCAAAGTTTTATTACTAGAACAAGAAAATTTAGGTTTAAGGAGTCAAATAAATGAATTAGtggaagaaaaagaaacacgaaATAAGCAATTTGAAACCAACAATACGCATTATGAAACCAAACTTCAACAGCTGAAG gaaatacttcaaaaaagaGACTCCGAGTTATCTTCGTTTAAATTACAACATAGCGTTAATAGTTCTTTCAACAGAAAATTAGATGACAGCGGACACCTGACGCAACTGAGTAATTTGAGCAAA ACGTTGGCAGAACGAGAAAAACAAATCGTCGAGTTGCAGCAACAACTAAAACAGGCCACTGTCGATCTAAATGAAAGCACTCAATTACTCGAAGAGCAAAAGAAAATTCTCCAGTCGAA ATTTGATAAAAACCTTGAGTCAAACTtattgaaacaattgaaaaagaaaCTAGAGCAGGCTGAAAACAGAGTTGTAGTATTGGACTCGAAAGTTAAACATGCCGAGGAAGATtcgctcaaaaaagctcaagaa gTTACAGAATTAATTATACAACTTCGTGAATACGAATCTGGAACATATGGTTTAGAAGACGCTATGGTTAGAATCAAAGAATTGCAGAAACAGAAACAAGTTCGAGACAATCAAATCGAGCAGCTGGTCCAAAACCTCAACCAGCTTCAAGATGAAGCCAATTTACTTGaacaagaaaatcaaattttgaa AGATCGTGTGGGAATTTCTCACGATGAGCAAATTATCGCCGATGATTTCGCTCGTCGTAATCGAGATAGACGTAGTAAACTTTCAGAATTGACCGAACAGCTGGAAAAAACCAATGACGAATTATTATCGGTAAAATTAGAT AATAGAGAATTAAAGAAACAAATTACCTCCTTAATGACTGAATTAAACTTCTATCGTTTAAAGGAACCTGCTTCAATAGACACCCCAGATGCAGCTTTACCATCGGGAGAAA GCATACTTCCGGAACCTTCAACCGCGCTCCAAATTCTACCATCTGAACCGGCCGCCGAAACCGGATTAGATGAGAAATTCCAAGAAATCGTTGACGAAAATGAAAGCTTACGAAAAG GTTCCAGTACGATTCAAATTGAATCAGAGACATTGGAGCAGTTACTAGAAGCGTTGGATTCGAGACATGTGAATGGCTGGTATCAACCTGGTATGCGACTGCAAGCTCATATCCATCAATTATACGGAGTGAATAAAACACTACGAGAAGAGCTGCATATTTGCAG GTCTAGGGAGGATGATCTGCATTTACAATTACacgaagcatttaaaaaaattgaacaattggaAGAAAGTGGTTCTCAAGTACGAACTATCACGTTCCCAGAACAGAGAATACCTTCACCTAAACTCAAGAAAGCCATAAGCTGCTCTGAATCACTGCTGAAATCGAGTCGTGAATTAGAAGCG GAACTGGACCGCGAAAAAGAAACgtgtaaaaatttacaaactcgAGTGAATAATTTACAAAACTCTCTGGACAGTTTGCAACAACAGATGGAGAAAATCAACGAACAATATGACCTCGATAAAGAAAGTTGGTACCATGTAAAAGTATCCATGCAACAAGAAATCGACAATATCAAAAACAACGAAATGGTATTGCAATTAAAAGTaagcgaatttgaaaaaagcttggagATACTGAAAGAGGATCCAAACGAAATCAAAAAAGCTTACGTAGAAAATACattcag GATTTCTTCATTAAAAGTAGACTTGCAACAAGTGAATAGAAAGTACCAGGCGATGGccgaagttgaaaataaaactcgtcaagaaaaaaataaaatatccgaAGAGCTATACTTGATCAAACAATTGAAAAGTGAAGAAATATTACAGCTTACTAAAGAAAAC GATAGATTATCGAATGAATTAAACAGCCATATAAAGCAATTAGATCAATATGTCAACATATCAGAATACGAAAAAATCACCATAGATTTCAATCAACTGACGATCAAGCATCGTGAAACTTTACATAAACAGATTTTAATA GGTTCTGATAAAGATAAATTAGTTACAAGGTTACAAAACGAAGTAGCCTCGCTCTCTTCGCAAAAATTAGAGCTAGAAGTTATACTAAAACAGACTTATGAAGAAAACCGTCACTTACGAAGTACTACATCCACCGTAGACGTTTCCGAACAG TTAATCGCATTAACAAAACAGTTGGCATCGACAGAATTGGATATCATTACTAAAAGGCAATATTCTGATCACATGAGTCGCATGTACGAGTTGACCAAAG aACAATTGACTGAAACGGAGAACAGGTGTAAATTTTTAGAGGACCAACTATCGCAGGCCATCGAAAGTAATTCATTGTTGCAGAAGAATGAGGCGGAGCTACGCGAGAAAATTCTAAAGGTGCCCAGCAATGTCGAATTTGACGAgataatgatgaaattgaaaaatgctgaaaGCAATATG AATACGTTATCGGCTCAGAAAAAAGAGCTCGAAGAAGTAGCCAATATAGCCCAAGATCAAGTTAAATCTTTAGAACAGTATAATAGGTGTCAAGATTTCGAGTACGATTCTTTACAAAGACGTATCCTTGAGTTACAATCTCTGAGCGACGAGAAGATGATAATAG atcgTCTTACGAAAGAACTTCTTCATTTGCGAGGCAATGGTATCGTTAATAATGATCAAATCGAAACGTATAAAGATAAAGTGATAAAATTGGAAGCTGAAATTCTCCAGACTAAGATGAAACTATCAGAATCAGAAAATGAATACCATCGTCTGAAAAAAGAAAGCAATAATAAAATtag ATCCATGTATTCGATTATTTACGAGTTACAAAAACGATACTTGAATTCGTTTCCTTTGATCAAAGAAGAATTATGCTTCGAAAACATAATAAGATGCAAAGAAGAACAATTTGCGCTCACTTCGATAATACTCGACATGAAATTACCTACGGTATCAATTCTCGAAGAAACTGAAAGCGATGAAAGTCTCACCAAAAGTCCTAATTGGGAATATaaatctaaatttaaaattcaa GATATCAACATGCGCCTTATAAACGAAGGTCTgcaaaacaaaatacaaatatatGCTGAGCGGCTGGATAGGCAGGATAAGTTGATTTGTCGTTTAGAACAAGAGATGAATCATGCTGACGAACAATGTAgagaatttttactttattgGAGTCCGCATTCGAATATTAGACTTTCAACCGAA cACGATGACAGTGTGAATAACAAATCCACCCAAACCTCAGAAACTATAGTTCAACCGCAAGAAAGCTACTCCGTTTATGATTCAGTAGATAAAATCAAACAG GCAAACGTCACAATAAGTGAATTGAACTCCAGACTCAAGTCAATGGATGATGATTTACGTAAAACACGCGATCAACTGGCCTCTTTAATGATGGAATTGAAAGAAAAGGAATCGATCATCAGtgtgaaagaaaaagaaattttgagcttgcaaaaaacaaacaacgaacgtgaaaattttgatgaacatGACAGCAGCGAAGCAGATGGAAACTCTATAAAGAAATTAGCTCTCAAA ACGACAGTCGATAGCTTACAAAATATAATCCATCAAAAAGAAGAAACTATTGAAAGGTTGCAAAGTTTACTGAAGAAGAATCGTGAAGAACATTATCAAAGTACTCTGGAGCTTCAGCGAGAACTAAAAGGTTTACAAGAATCGACCGGTTCCAAAGAGCAGTCCTATAG ACTGAAGACAAAGTTAGATGCTGCTGAGAAGATCACCAATGATaaacgttcatttttcgattcctATCTCACTAAAATTCATAAACTGGAGGATGATCTTAACGAAgcgaatgaaaaaatcgagCAATTATCGAGTCAATTGGCAACAAGCAATCAGCAAGCTGAATTATGGAGTCTTACTGCAGAAGAAAGACTAAAAACTTTACAGAATATGAAACAtga ACTCGATGCTAAACATGTCGGTATTCCTGCATCAGCCAGTAGCGAATCTGGAAAAATATCATATTCGTCCCTATTGCAAATGGTTAAAGAAAAAACAGAGGAAATCGAACGTTTGAATCAAGCCGTCGAGGATTATAaa AAACGATTAGGTTCAGGTGAAAAATTACCTGGCTATCGGGATCGTCTCAAAAACGAACTCGAAAGATATAAACGTAAAAGTGAACTATatgaacaaaaagaaaaagaagataaagccgaaattcaacgtttgaaaaatcagttaatttctag GCCACAAAGTTCACGTAAAAAAGAAATTCTCATTACTCCTAAAGAAGAGCAGCtcatgaagaaaatcaaattgcTCGAAGAACAATTGGATGATTTTGTCATGAGAGAAAAGAAATGGAAAGAAACCAGAAAGTCGAAG TGCGACGAAGAAGTAGAAAAATGGCAAAACAGGAAACGATATCAACAGAATTATGAGAAACTCCGTCAACAATTTAAAGATCAATCAGTTCATCTCGAGTCATTGAAAGTAAACAACGAAAGGCTCAAAGAGACTATTATTCGATTAGAAAAAGAACGATTTGCGTTGGAAAGTAAATTAAAATCAGCTAAAA aTCAAAGCTCAAATTTGCCATTGATAGaagaactgcaaaaaaataacagtAGGTTGGAAGAAGAACTCAGAATTTTACGTAAAACTTGTGAAATATCTGGGTCTGGATCGTTGACCGATGTCATCGAGGCACAAGATAGGAAAATAATGGCTTTAGAATTAGCTCAAAAG ggagaTTGCGCGCTGGCTGAAGAAATAGAACGGCTCAATGAACGCAAATCTCAATTACAGAAGTACAATATACATCTAGAAGAAGAAAACATgcgtttgaaattggaaattaaagaatttaaaTCTAAATTACGTATTCCAGATGATAC AAATGAAGGAACTTCAAAAATGGCCCTTCGAAGTGATTCTAGATCTGGAGATGAAGATACTCAAAAAATATTAGAC ATGA